From the genome of Helicobacter pylori, one region includes:
- the nadC gene encoding carboxylating nicotinate-nucleotide diphosphorylase, giving the protein MEIKTFLECALKEDLGHGDLFERVLEKDFKATAFVRAKQEGVFSGEKYALELLEMTGIECVKTIKDRERFKPKDTLMEIRGDFSMLLKIERTLLNLLQHSSGIATLTSYFVEALNSHKVRLLDTRKTRPLLRIFEKYSVLNGGASNHRLGLDDALMLKDTHLKHVKDLKSFLTHARKNLPFTAKIEIECESFEEAKNAMNAGADIVMCDNMSVLETKEIAVYRDTHYPFVLLEASGNISLETINAYAQSGVNAISVGALIHQATFIDMHMKMA; this is encoded by the coding sequence ATGGAGATTAAAACCTTTTTAGAATGCGCTTTAAAAGAAGATTTAGGGCATGGGGATTTGTTTGAAAGGGTGTTAGAAAAAGATTTTAAAGCCACAGCCTTTGTTAGGGCTAAACAAGAGGGCGTGTTTTCAGGCGAAAAATACGCTTTAGAGTTATTGGAAATGACCGGTATTGAATGCGTTAAAACCATTAAGGATAGAGAACGCTTCAAGCCTAAAGACACTTTAATGGAGATTAGGGGGGATTTTAGCATGCTTTTAAAAATTGAACGCACCCTTTTAAACCTTTTGCAACACAGCAGCGGGATCGCCACTTTAACGAGCTATTTTGTAGAAGCTTTAAATTCTCATAAAGTGCGTTTGCTAGATACGCGAAAAACCAGACCCCTTTTAAGGATCTTTGAAAAATATTCAGTGCTTAATGGGGGAGCGAGCAACCACCGCTTAGGGCTAGATGACGCTTTAATGCTTAAAGACACGCATTTAAAGCATGTGAAAGATCTCAAAAGCTTTTTAACGCATGCCAGAAAAAACTTGCCTTTCACGGCTAAAATTGAAATTGAATGCGAAAGCTTTGAAGAGGCCAAAAACGCCATGAATGCGGGAGCGGATATTGTGATGTGCGATAACATGAGCGTTTTAGAGACTAAAGAAATTGCCGTTTATAGAGATACGCATTATCCCTTTGTTTTATTGGAAGCGAGCGGGAATATCTCGCTAGAGACAATCAACGCTTACGCCCAAAGCGGCGTGAATGCCATTAGCGTAGGGGCTTTAATCCATCAAGCCACTTTTATTGACATGCACATGAAAATGGCTTAA
- the mqnP gene encoding menaquinone biosynthesis prenyltransferase MqnP: MVALEHTIFSSMFLLMAMVISSYQKNQTLFFGLETLILCFLALLGARNFAMGFNRLVDRDIDKDNPRTKNRPSVDGRISVKGMVVFSALNALLFVGVSYFINPLAFKLSLPFLIILGGYSYFKRFSSLAHFVVGLALGLAPIAGSVAVLGDIPLWNVFLALGVMLWVAGFDLLYSLQDMEFDKERGLFSIPSQLGEKWCLNLSRLLHLVALICWLCFIKCYHGGLFAYLGLGVSALILLYEQILVARDYKNIPKAFFVSNGYLGVVFFIFIVLDVGFKHA; this comes from the coding sequence TTGGTCGCTTTGGAGCATACGATATTTTCTAGCATGTTTTTACTCATGGCTATGGTAATAAGCTCCTATCAAAAAAATCAAACGCTCTTTTTTGGGTTAGAAACCTTAATCCTTTGTTTTTTAGCCTTATTAGGGGCAAGAAACTTCGCTATGGGGTTTAACCGCTTAGTGGATAGAGATATTGATAAGGATAACCCAAGGACCAAAAACCGCCCGAGCGTAGATGGCCGGATCAGCGTTAAAGGCATGGTGGTTTTTAGCGCTTTAAACGCTCTTTTATTCGTGGGGGTGAGCTATTTCATTAACCCTTTAGCTTTCAAGCTTTCGTTACCTTTTTTGATCATTTTAGGGGGGTATTCGTATTTCAAGCGCTTTTCTTCTTTGGCGCATTTTGTCGTGGGTTTGGCTTTGGGTTTAGCCCCCATTGCCGGGAGCGTGGCGGTTTTAGGGGATATTCCTTTATGGAATGTCTTTTTGGCTTTAGGGGTGATGCTGTGGGTGGCTGGGTTTGATTTGCTCTATTCTTTACAGGATATGGAGTTTGATAAAGAAAGGGGCTTGTTTTCCATTCCTAGCCAGTTAGGGGAAAAGTGGTGCTTGAACCTTTCAAGGCTCTTGCACCTTGTGGCACTGATATGCTGGCTTTGTTTTATAAAATGCTATCATGGGGGGCTTTTTGCGTATTTAGGATTAGGGGTTTCAGCCTTGATTTTACTTTATGAGCAGATCTTAGTGGCTAGAGATTATAAAAACATTCCTAAAGCCTTTTTTGTGAGTAATGGCTATTTGGGGGTGGTGTTTTTTATTTTTATTGTCCTTGATGTGGGGTTCAAACATGCATGA
- a CDS encoding DUF6115 domain-containing protein has protein sequence MLSSNDLFMVVLGAILLVLVCLVGYLYLKEKEFYHKMRRLEKTLDESYQENYIYSKRLKELEGRLEGISLEKSAKEDSSLRTTLSHLYNQLQEIQKSMDKERDYLEEKIIILENKFKDMGHYAASDEINEKQVLKMYQEGYSVDSISKEFKVSKGEVEFILNMAGLKW, from the coding sequence ATGTTATCTTCTAATGATTTGTTTATGGTCGTTTTAGGGGCGATTTTATTGGTGTTGGTGTGCTTGGTGGGGTATTTGTATCTTAAAGAAAAAGAGTTTTACCATAAAATGAGGCGTTTGGAAAAAACCTTAGATGAATCCTATCAAGAAAATTATATCTATTCTAAGCGTTTGAAAGAATTAGAGGGGCGTTTGGAAGGCATTTCTTTAGAAAAAAGCGCTAAAGAGGACAGCTCATTGAGAACGACCCTTTCACACCTTTATAACCAATTGCAAGAAATCCAAAAATCCATGGATAAAGAGCGCGATTATTTAGAAGAAAAAATCATTATTTTAGAAAACAAATTCAAAGACATGGGGCATTATGCCGCTAGCGACGAAATCAACGAAAAACAGGTTTTGAAAATGTATCAAGAAGGCTATAGCGTGGATTCTATTTCTAAAGAGTTTAAAGTGAGTAAGGGCGAGGTGGAATTTATATTGAATATGGCAGGGTTAAAATGGTAG
- a CDS encoding phosphatidylserine decarboxylase, which produces MVALSNALSRVFGSVAGYEFPSFIQKGINALYVKIFKIDLSEFEPLENYKSLNALFTRSLKKERPFDKAPNTCIAPCDALITECAFLDNDTALQIKGMPYKTHELVGEINPLSPSFFYVNFYLSPKDYHHYHAPCDLEILEARCFAGKLLPVNKPSLHKNKNLFVGNERVALVAKDIQGNRLYFVAVGALNVGKMRFNFDKNIQTNAKARFTQTYSYNPPIKVKKGDNLGNFEMGSTIVLFIQNTAFKDLKEKSVKFGESIGEFHAN; this is translated from the coding sequence ATGGTAGCTTTAAGCAACGCTCTTTCAAGGGTTTTTGGCTCTGTCGCTGGCTATGAATTCCCTTCTTTTATCCAAAAAGGCATCAACGCCCTTTATGTTAAGATCTTTAAAATTGATTTGAGCGAGTTTGAGCCTTTAGAAAATTATAAGAGTTTGAACGCTCTTTTCACGCGCTCTTTAAAAAAAGAACGCCCCTTTGACAAAGCCCCTAATACTTGCATTGCGCCTTGCGATGCTTTAATCACTGAATGCGCTTTTTTAGACAATGATACCGCTTTACAGATTAAAGGCATGCCCTATAAAACGCATGAATTAGTGGGCGAAATCAACCCCTTAAGCCCTTCTTTTTTCTATGTGAATTTTTACCTTTCGCCCAAAGATTACCACCACTACCACGCCCCTTGCGATTTAGAAATTTTAGAGGCTCGTTGCTTTGCGGGGAAACTACTGCCGGTCAATAAGCCCTCATTACACAAAAACAAAAATCTGTTTGTGGGAAATGAAAGAGTGGCGCTGGTTGCAAAAGACATTCAAGGCAATAGGTTGTATTTTGTAGCGGTGGGAGCGTTAAATGTGGGTAAAATGCGCTTTAATTTTGATAAGAATATCCAAACTAACGCTAAAGCCCGTTTCACGCAAACCTACTCTTACAACCCTCCAATTAAGGTTAAAAAAGGGGATAATTTAGGGAATTTTGAAATGGGCTCTACGATCGTTTTATTCATTCAAAACACCGCTTTTAAAGATTTGAAAGAAAAAAGCGTGAAGTTTGGGGAAAGTATAGGGGAATTTCATGCCAACTGA
- the nadA gene encoding quinolinate synthase NadA, whose protein sequence is MPTDNDLKTSILELLRDLDALLVAHFYQKDEIVELAHHTGDSLELAKIASQSDKNLIVFCGVHFMGESVKALAFNKQVIMPKLSCCSMARMIDSHYYDKSVHSLKECGVKEFYPITYINSNAEVKAKVAKDDGVVCTSRNASKIFNHALKHNKKIFFLPDKCLGENLALENGLKSAVLGVNSQEEIKNADVICYNGFCSVHQLFKLEDIEFYRQKYPDILIAVHPECEPSVVQNADFSGSTSQIIEFVESLSPNQKVAIGTESNLVNRLKAKRNHQNTFILSSTLALCPTMNETTLKDLFEVLKAYKNHRAYNAIELKDEVAYLAKLALTKMMELS, encoded by the coding sequence ATGCCAACTGATAACGATTTAAAAACTTCTATTTTGGAATTGTTGCGCGATTTAGATGCGCTTTTAGTGGCTCATTTTTATCAAAAAGATGAGATTGTAGAGTTAGCCCACCATACAGGCGATAGCTTGGAACTGGCTAAAATCGCAAGCCAAAGCGATAAAAACCTCATCGTATTTTGCGGGGTGCATTTTATGGGTGAGAGCGTGAAAGCCCTAGCCTTTAACAAACAAGTGATCATGCCCAAACTCTCATGCTGTTCTATGGCAAGAATGATAGACAGCCATTACTACGATAAGAGCGTCCATTCACTCAAAGAATGCGGCGTTAAAGAATTTTACCCCATCACTTATATCAATTCTAACGCTGAAGTGAAAGCCAAAGTCGCTAAAGATGATGGCGTGGTTTGCACGAGCAGGAACGCTTCTAAAATCTTTAACCACGCTTTAAAACACAATAAAAAAATCTTTTTTTTACCGGATAAATGCTTGGGGGAAAATCTAGCTCTAGAAAATGGCTTAAAAAGCGCGGTTTTAGGCGTAAATAGCCAAGAAGAAATCAAAAACGCTGATGTGATTTGTTATAACGGCTTTTGTTCGGTGCATCAGCTTTTCAAACTAGAAGATATTGAATTTTACCGCCAAAAATACCCGGATATTTTAATCGCTGTCCATCCAGAGTGCGAGCCTAGCGTCGTTCAAAACGCTGATTTTAGCGGATCAACGAGTCAAATCATAGAATTTGTAGAAAGCCTAAGCCCCAATCAAAAAGTCGCCATAGGCACTGAAAGCAATTTAGTCAATCGCTTGAAAGCCAAGCGCAACCATCAAAACACTTTCATTCTTTCTAGCACGCTCGCTCTTTGCCCTACCATGAATGAAACGACTTTAAAAGATTTGTTTGAAGTCTTAAAGGCTTATAAAAACCACAGGGCTTATAATGCGATTGAATTAAAAGATGAGGTGGCGTATTTGGCCAAACTCGCTTTAACTAAAATGATGGAGTTATCCTAA
- a CDS encoding ComEC/Rec2 family competence protein: MKDKTFKGAFELLTTPKEYLWCGVILSLLLSLNLYLEYLNYQKLDFSKPTSLNAQILLQYSKTKDQKTYFVLKLQSKGMFFYTTIREPLKNLQYRHAQFFGRIKPCPFLESLKSCFFQTYSFSLTRKQDFKSHLRHFIDSAHSNALAGNLYRALFIGDSLNKDLRDRANALGVNHLLAISGFHLGILSMSVYFLFSLFYTPLQKRYFPYRNAFYDIGVLVWVFLLGYLLLLDFLPSFFRAFLMGLLGFLACFFGVRILSFKLLILACCIAIALLPKLLFSVGFLLSVCGVWYIFLFLKHTQAFFKTSSFLMRSFQAISLSALVFLNMLIIVHAFFPMFSPYQLFSIPLGLMFIVFFPLSLFLHAVGLGSLLDRILNMPLAIPTIFVSSSLWLLGVHLFLTILSARFFKVYLSMNVLSMGFFLYCCYQYIIMPGLIVG; this comes from the coding sequence TTGAAAGACAAAACTTTTAAAGGGGCGTTTGAACTTCTTACAACCCCCAAAGAATACTTGTGGTGTGGGGTTATTTTAAGCCTTTTGTTATCACTTAATCTTTATTTAGAATACTTGAATTACCAAAAGCTTGATTTTTCAAAACCTACAAGCCTGAACGCTCAAATCTTGTTGCAATACTCTAAAACTAAAGATCAAAAAACCTATTTTGTTTTAAAGCTCCAATCAAAGGGCATGTTCTTTTACACCACCATTAGAGAGCCTTTAAAAAACCTCCAATACCGCCATGCGCAATTTTTTGGCAGGATCAAACCCTGCCCGTTCTTAGAGTCTCTAAAATCATGCTTTTTTCAAACTTATTCTTTTTCTTTAACACGAAAACAAGATTTTAAATCGCATTTACGCCATTTTATTGATAGCGCTCATTCAAACGCTTTAGCGGGCAATTTGTATCGAGCGTTATTTATAGGGGATAGCTTGAATAAAGATTTAAGAGACAGGGCTAACGCGTTAGGGGTCAACCACTTACTAGCCATTAGCGGGTTTCATTTAGGGATTTTGAGCATGAGCGTGTATTTTCTTTTCTCTCTTTTTTATACCCCCTTACAAAAACGCTATTTCCCTTACAGGAACGCTTTTTATGATATAGGGGTTTTGGTGTGGGTTTTTTTGCTAGGGTATTTATTGCTGTTAGATTTTTTACCCTCTTTTTTCAGAGCGTTTCTAATGGGCTTATTAGGGTTTTTGGCATGCTTTTTTGGGGTAAGGATCTTGAGTTTTAAACTTTTGATTTTAGCGTGCTGTATCGCAATAGCGTTACTCCCTAAATTGCTTTTTAGCGTGGGGTTTTTGCTTTCTGTTTGTGGGGTGTGGTATATCTTTTTGTTTTTAAAACACACTCAAGCCTTTTTTAAAACCTCTTCTTTTTTGATGCGATCGTTTCAAGCCATAAGCTTAAGTGCGCTAGTGTTTTTGAACATGCTCATTATTGTGCATGCCTTTTTCCCTATGTTTTCACCCTACCAACTCTTTAGCATTCCTTTAGGCTTGATGTTTATCGTGTTTTTCCCTTTGAGTTTGTTCTTGCATGCTGTGGGTTTGGGGTCTTTGTTGGATCGCATTTTAAACATGCCTTTAGCAATCCCTACGATTTTTGTTTCTTCGTCTTTATGGCTTTTGGGGGTGCATTTATTTTTAACGATCTTGAGCGCGCGTTTTTTTAAAGTTTATTTAAGCATGAATGTTTTGAGCATGGGCTTTTTCTTGTATTGTTGCTATCAATATATTATAATGCCTGGTTTAATTGTAGGTTAG